Proteins from a genomic interval of Moorena sp. SIOASIH:
- a CDS encoding acylphosphatase produces the protein MQNSSTPHKQIRTHVFISGRVQGVGYRYATMLQAKHLGVNGWVRNLLDKRVEAVFEGKTAAVEAMVRWCHTGPLNAVVDNVVVKNETPEGLQGFEITH, from the coding sequence ATGCAAAACTCATCAACACCACACAAGCAAATCCGCACCCATGTTTTCATTTCCGGAAGAGTTCAAGGAGTTGGTTATCGCTACGCCACAATGCTTCAAGCTAAGCATCTAGGGGTGAATGGCTGGGTCAGAAATCTTCTTGATAAGCGTGTGGAAGCAGTGTTTGAAGGGAAAACCGCAGCAGTAGAAGCTATGGTTCGTTGGTGTCATACCGGACCGTTAAATGCTGTGGTTGACAATGTGGTGGTTAAGAATGAGACACCGGAAGGTTTGCAGGGATTTGAAATTACCCACTAA